One window from the genome of Amycolatopsis sp. NBC_01480 encodes:
- a CDS encoding ArsR/SmtB family transcription factor, whose product MPEDDQVFKALADPTRRFLLDLLFARDGRTLGELESEVDMTRFGVMKHLKLLEEAGLVTSRKEGREKRHFLNAVPIRQIHDRWIGKYTARHTAALLDLKAELEKESPE is encoded by the coding sequence ATGCCGGAGGACGACCAGGTGTTCAAGGCGCTGGCCGACCCCACCCGGCGGTTCCTGCTCGACCTGCTGTTCGCCCGGGACGGGCGGACGCTGGGCGAGCTGGAGTCCGAAGTGGACATGACGCGCTTCGGCGTGATGAAACACCTGAAGCTGTTGGAAGAAGCCGGACTGGTCACCAGCCGCAAGGAAGGCCGCGAGAAGCGGCACTTCCTGAACGCGGTGCCGATCCGGCAGATCCACGACCGGTGGATCGGCAAGTACACCGCCCGCCACACCGCGGCGCTGCTCGACCTCAAAGCCGAACTGGAGAAGGAGTCACCCGAATGA
- a CDS encoding GntT/GntP/DsdX family permease, translated as MTTLAAGWTGHDTRLIAATVLAIAVIVVLISKVKLHPLLALTLGSGVLGLVAGMPVDKLLKSFESGVGSTIASVGVLIAFGAMLGKLLADSGGADRIVDTVLGRVRGRGLPWAMALIAALIGLPMFFEIGLVMLIPVVLLVAKRSGKPVLLLGVPALAGLSVLHGLIPPHPGPLAAAGSLGANVGLTLALGLLVGLPTVVIAGPLFGRLAAKLVPDATPPERLVPDSERSDTEHRPSFAATLSTVLLPVVLMLAKALADILAGKENGVRRVLDFVGDPLVALLLAVLVGMVVLGRPARLNRAKLTSIIGESLGPIAGIMLIVAAGGGFKQTLVDAGVGDVITSLATGAHFSPLLLGWLVAVAIRLATGSATVATVSAAGIVAPLAATLDPTHNALLVLAIGAGSLFFSHVNDAGFWLVKEYFGMSVGQTLKTWSVMETIISVVAIGLILPLGALL; from the coding sequence ATGACCACCCTCGCCGCCGGCTGGACCGGCCACGACACCCGCCTGATCGCCGCGACGGTGCTCGCCATCGCCGTGATCGTCGTCCTGATCAGCAAGGTGAAGCTGCACCCGCTGCTCGCGCTCACCCTCGGCTCCGGCGTGCTCGGCCTGGTTGCCGGGATGCCGGTCGACAAGCTGCTGAAGAGCTTCGAGAGCGGGGTCGGCAGCACCATCGCGTCGGTGGGCGTGCTGATCGCGTTCGGCGCGATGCTCGGCAAGCTGCTGGCCGATTCCGGTGGCGCGGACCGGATCGTCGACACCGTGCTCGGCCGGGTCCGCGGGCGCGGGCTGCCGTGGGCGATGGCGCTGATCGCCGCGCTGATCGGGCTGCCGATGTTCTTCGAGATCGGCCTGGTGATGCTGATCCCGGTGGTGCTGCTGGTCGCCAAGCGCAGCGGGAAACCCGTGCTGCTGCTGGGAGTTCCGGCGCTGGCCGGGCTCTCGGTGCTGCACGGCCTGATCCCGCCGCACCCCGGCCCGCTCGCGGCCGCCGGCTCACTCGGCGCGAACGTCGGCCTCACGCTCGCCCTCGGCCTGCTCGTCGGCCTGCCGACGGTGGTCATCGCCGGCCCGCTGTTCGGCCGCCTGGCCGCGAAGCTCGTGCCCGACGCCACGCCGCCCGAACGGCTCGTGCCCGATTCGGAGCGCAGCGACACCGAGCACCGGCCGAGCTTCGCCGCGACACTGTCCACTGTGCTCCTGCCCGTGGTGCTCATGCTGGCCAAGGCGCTGGCGGACATCCTGGCGGGCAAGGAAAACGGCGTCCGCCGGGTGCTCGACTTCGTCGGCGACCCGCTGGTCGCCCTGTTGCTCGCCGTGCTCGTCGGCATGGTCGTGCTGGGCCGCCCCGCGCGGCTCAACCGCGCCAAGCTGACCTCGATCATCGGCGAGTCACTGGGCCCGATCGCCGGCATCATGCTGATCGTCGCCGCGGGCGGCGGATTCAAGCAGACGCTGGTGGACGCGGGCGTCGGCGACGTGATCACCAGCCTCGCCACCGGCGCCCACTTCTCCCCGCTGCTGCTGGGCTGGCTGGTCGCCGTCGCGATCCGGCTGGCCACGGGCTCGGCGACGGTCGCGACGGTGTCCGCCGCCGGCATCGTCGCCCCGCTGGCCGCCACCCTCGACCCGACCCACAACGCCCTGCTGGTGCTCGCCATCGGCGCCGGCTCGCTGTTCTTCTCGCACGTGAACGACGCCGGGTTCTGGCTGGTCAAGGAGTACTTCGGCATGTCGGTCGGCCAGACGCTGAAGACCTGGTCGGTGATGGAGACGATCATCTCCGTGGTCGCGATCGGGCTGATCCTCCCGCTCGGCGCCCTGCTGTAA
- a CDS encoding gluconokinase: MTVIVVMGVSGSGKTTVGTALAEQLGVEYAEADTFHPQANIDKMTAGHALTDADRAPWLESIADWIRRHQETGGVVTSSALKRRYRDVLRTGGRVWFLHLNGDRNLLAERMKTRTGHFMPVSLLDSQLADLEPLQPDEAGRVFDIADSPADIIAAALSGFREHA; encoded by the coding sequence ATGACCGTCATCGTGGTGATGGGCGTTTCGGGATCCGGCAAGACGACGGTCGGCACGGCACTGGCCGAACAGCTGGGCGTCGAGTACGCCGAGGCCGACACCTTCCACCCGCAGGCCAACATCGACAAGATGACCGCGGGCCACGCGCTCACCGACGCCGACCGCGCGCCCTGGCTCGAGTCCATCGCCGACTGGATCCGGCGGCACCAGGAGACCGGCGGCGTAGTCACGTCGTCCGCGCTCAAACGCCGGTACCGCGACGTGCTGCGGACCGGCGGCCGCGTCTGGTTCCTGCACCTGAACGGCGACCGGAACCTGCTCGCCGAGCGGATGAAAACCCGCACCGGCCACTTCATGCCCGTCTCGCTGCTCGACTCCCAGCTCGCGGACCTCGAGCCGCTGCAGCCAGACGAGGCGGGCCGCGTCTTCGACATCGCCGACAGCCCTGCCGACATCATCGCCGCCGCTCTGAGCGGCTTCCGGGAGCACGCATGA
- a CDS encoding FadR/GntR family transcriptional regulator, translated as MGSDRHEEVLDALGAAIAGGELAPGSVLRSDELQERFGASRTVAREVVRVLETMRLTSSRRRVGVIVREPAEWNHYDPRLIRWQLDGPGRAVALRTLTELRSGVEPCAARFAALRATPEDRGRLRALAAHLERTARERDLSTFLGHDVAFHDLVLSASGNPMFAQLSSVVAEVLAGRTEHGLMPAEPQPEAVAWHVEVAHAIDAGEAGRAERAMRDIVDQARDEIAAAVAG; from the coding sequence GTGGGGAGTGACAGGCACGAGGAAGTCCTCGACGCATTGGGCGCGGCGATCGCGGGCGGTGAGCTGGCGCCGGGTTCGGTGCTGCGCTCGGACGAGCTGCAGGAGCGCTTCGGGGCGTCGCGGACTGTCGCGCGCGAAGTCGTGCGCGTGCTGGAGACGATGCGGCTGACCAGCAGCCGGCGGCGCGTCGGCGTGATCGTGCGCGAACCGGCCGAGTGGAACCACTACGACCCGCGGCTGATCCGCTGGCAGCTGGACGGCCCGGGCCGCGCCGTCGCCCTGCGGACGCTGACCGAGCTGCGGTCCGGCGTCGAGCCGTGTGCCGCGCGGTTCGCGGCCCTGCGCGCGACGCCGGAGGACCGTGGCCGGCTGCGCGCGCTGGCGGCGCACCTCGAGCGCACGGCGCGGGAACGGGACCTTTCGACGTTCCTCGGCCACGACGTCGCGTTCCATGATCTGGTGCTTTCGGCCTCGGGAAATCCGATGTTCGCGCAGCTGTCCTCGGTGGTCGCCGAGGTGCTGGCGGGCCGCACCGAGCACGGCCTGATGCCCGCGGAGCCGCAGCCGGAAGCCGTCGCCTGGCATGTGGAGGTCGCCCACGCGATCGACGCGGGCGAGGCCGGCCGGGCGGAGCGCGCGATGCGCGACATCGTGGACCAGGCACGCGACGAGATCGCCGCCGCCGTGGCCGGGTAA
- a CDS encoding cobalamin biosynthesis protein CobD/CbiB, with translation MSAARAIGLMLGLAADGALGNPRRRPPVTAFRRLASVPAAPAPASVRSVVAGLGVTAAAVAVGVVAERAGRGRPVIQAATTAVTTWAVVGAAGLATQGTELARDLEEGRLEPARGTLSELDTRVADSLGMIGLSRAAVETLAENTSEVVVAPLLWGALAGVPGLLASRMISVLRQTARGTGRHHWAVERIDELIHLIPTRAAAALTVLAAPVVGGSAGGAWRAWRRDTIAHPSPNAGRVEAAFAGALEIRVGGRTVYPHGVVELPVLGVGRNPDAGHVTRAVELSRVVGWLAGATSVVVAVTVGLRHRKS, from the coding sequence GTGAGCGCGGCGCGTGCCATCGGTTTGATGCTGGGCCTGGCGGCCGACGGCGCCCTGGGCAACCCCCGGCGACGCCCTCCGGTCACCGCCTTCCGCCGTCTGGCTTCGGTCCCGGCTGCCCCGGCCCCCGCGTCGGTGCGGTCCGTGGTGGCCGGATTGGGCGTGACGGCCGCGGCGGTGGCCGTCGGAGTGGTCGCCGAACGGGCCGGCCGCGGCCGCCCGGTGATCCAGGCCGCGACGACCGCCGTGACCACCTGGGCGGTCGTCGGCGCCGCGGGCCTCGCCACGCAGGGCACCGAACTGGCGCGGGACCTCGAAGAAGGCCGTCTCGAACCGGCCCGCGGCACACTGTCCGAATTGGACACCCGCGTCGCGGACAGCCTCGGCATGATCGGGCTTTCCCGTGCGGCCGTGGAAACCCTGGCGGAGAACACGTCCGAAGTGGTCGTCGCGCCGCTGCTGTGGGGCGCGCTCGCGGGGGTGCCGGGCCTGCTGGCGTCCCGCATGATCAGCGTGCTGCGCCAGACGGCCAGGGGCACCGGCCGGCACCACTGGGCGGTCGAACGGATCGACGAGCTGATCCACCTCATCCCGACCCGCGCCGCGGCGGCCCTGACGGTACTGGCGGCCCCCGTCGTCGGCGGCTCCGCGGGCGGCGCCTGGCGAGCCTGGCGCCGCGACACCATCGCCCACCCCAGCCCCAACGCCGGTCGCGTCGAGGCCGCTTTCGCCGGCGCCCTGGAAATCCGCGTCGGCGGCCGCACGGTGTACCCGCACGGAGTCGTCGAACTCCCGGTCCTGGGCGTCGGCCGCAACCCGGACGCGGGCCATGTGACGAGGGCTGTGGAGCTTTCCCGGGTGGTGGGGTGGCTCGCGGGCGCTACTTCGGTAGTGGTGGCCGTGACTGTGGGACTGCGTCACCGCAAGAGCTGA
- a CDS encoding SURF1 family cytochrome oxidase biogenesis protein — translation MRLRFLLRPGWLALTVVVFTFAVCCFTLLAPWQFRRDGEQSAQNNALTASFTAQPAAVSQLLAPGAAPNQQNEWHLVSLTGTYIPSAEVVARLRTVQGEAAFEVLTPLRATDGTVYLVDRGYVRLDDKSGVLPYAAAPGGQVTVVARIRSDEADPKHRNAFADASTDGKLQSYTVDSQVVARSSGLTIRPGYFQLDQNQPGVLGALPLPQLDSGPFFSYALQWIAFGTMAVLGWLYFTIRELKPGGALTVDKADRTRRKSVAEMLAEDDEEFTAVR, via the coding sequence GTGCGGTTGCGCTTTCTGCTCCGGCCCGGCTGGCTGGCTTTGACGGTGGTGGTGTTCACCTTCGCCGTCTGCTGCTTCACGCTCCTCGCGCCGTGGCAGTTCCGGCGCGACGGCGAGCAGTCGGCCCAGAACAACGCGCTGACCGCGTCGTTCACCGCGCAGCCGGCGGCCGTCTCGCAGCTGCTGGCGCCCGGTGCGGCGCCGAACCAGCAGAACGAGTGGCACCTGGTGTCGCTGACCGGCACGTACATCCCGTCCGCCGAGGTCGTGGCCCGGCTGCGGACCGTGCAGGGCGAAGCCGCGTTCGAGGTGCTGACGCCCCTGCGCGCGACTGACGGCACCGTCTACCTCGTCGACCGCGGCTACGTCCGGCTCGACGACAAGTCCGGCGTGCTCCCGTACGCCGCGGCGCCGGGCGGCCAGGTGACGGTGGTCGCGCGCATCCGCAGCGACGAAGCCGACCCGAAGCACCGCAACGCCTTCGCGGACGCCTCCACCGACGGCAAGCTCCAGAGCTACACCGTCGACTCGCAGGTGGTCGCGCGCTCGTCCGGCCTGACCATCCGGCCCGGTTACTTCCAGCTCGACCAGAACCAGCCCGGCGTGCTGGGCGCGCTGCCGCTGCCGCAGCTGGACTCTGGACCGTTCTTCTCGTACGCGCTGCAGTGGATCGCGTTCGGCACCATGGCGGTGCTGGGGTGGCTGTACTTCACCATCCGCGAGCTGAAGCCTGGTGGCGCGCTGACCGTGGACAAGGCGGACCGGACACGGCGGAAGTCGGTCGCCGAGATGCTGGCTGAAGACGACGAAGAGTTCACTGCGGTTCGATAA
- a CDS encoding low molecular weight protein-tyrosine-phosphatase, whose product MTHVVFVCSGNICRSPMAELVFRAKLAEAGLDGAVRVSSAGTGPWHVGEAADRRARATLKAHGYPTEHVASEVSDEDLEADLLLAADEGHLEFLQARVAEPGRVRLLRDFDPVAPPCSEVPDPYYGADGGFEEVLGMIERAMPALVDWVRAHG is encoded by the coding sequence GTGACTCATGTCGTGTTCGTGTGCTCGGGCAACATCTGCCGCTCTCCCATGGCGGAGCTGGTGTTCCGGGCGAAGCTGGCCGAAGCGGGGCTCGACGGGGCCGTTCGGGTGTCGAGTGCCGGGACGGGGCCGTGGCATGTCGGGGAGGCGGCAGACCGGCGGGCGCGCGCGACGTTGAAGGCGCACGGCTACCCCACGGAGCACGTCGCGTCCGAGGTGAGCGATGAAGACCTCGAAGCCGACCTGCTGCTGGCCGCCGACGAAGGGCACCTCGAGTTCCTTCAGGCGCGCGTCGCCGAGCCGGGGCGGGTTCGGCTGCTCAGGGACTTCGACCCCGTCGCGCCGCCGTGCTCCGAGGTGCCGGACCCGTACTACGGCGCCGACGGCGGGTTCGAAGAGGTGCTCGGCATGATCGAACGGGCCATGCCCGCCCTCGTCGACTGGGTGCGCGCGCACGGTTAG
- a CDS encoding Nif3-like dinuclear metal center hexameric protein: MPALTEIIEVLERSYPKELAESWDAVGLVCGDPADEVTRVLFCVDPVEATVAEAEELGAQLIVAHHPLLLRGVHGVPADTPKGGLVHRMIRGGIALYCAHTNADSADPGVSDALAEAIGLTVRRPLEPHVPGGRTGIGRIGELADAEPFEAFVRRVAEALPATLPGVLGAGDPDRPIRTVAVSGGAGDSYLAKAAAAGVDAYVTADLRHHPAGEHLAATGGAPALVGLTHWASEWPWCRQASAIVGAAFAGNVDSHVSTRCTDPWTVRASQQGAP, from the coding sequence GTGCCCGCCCTGACCGAGATCATCGAAGTCCTCGAACGCAGTTATCCGAAGGAGCTCGCCGAGAGCTGGGACGCCGTCGGGCTCGTGTGCGGGGATCCCGCGGACGAGGTGACGCGGGTGTTGTTCTGCGTGGACCCCGTCGAGGCGACCGTGGCCGAGGCCGAGGAGCTGGGCGCGCAGCTGATCGTCGCGCATCATCCGTTGTTGCTCCGGGGGGTGCACGGGGTGCCGGCGGACACGCCGAAGGGCGGGCTCGTGCACCGCATGATCCGGGGCGGCATCGCGCTCTACTGCGCGCACACCAACGCCGACTCGGCCGACCCCGGGGTCTCCGACGCGCTCGCCGAGGCCATCGGGCTCACCGTGCGACGGCCGCTGGAACCCCACGTTCCCGGTGGCCGCACCGGGATCGGCCGGATCGGGGAGCTGGCCGACGCCGAGCCCTTCGAAGCGTTCGTACGGCGGGTGGCCGAGGCGTTGCCCGCGACGCTGCCCGGCGTGCTCGGCGCCGGCGATCCGGACCGGCCGATCCGCACCGTCGCGGTGTCCGGCGGGGCCGGCGACTCCTATCTCGCCAAGGCCGCCGCGGCGGGCGTCGACGCCTACGTCACCGCGGACCTGCGCCATCACCCCGCCGGTGAGCACCTCGCCGCGACCGGGGGAGCGCCGGCACTGGTCGGGCTCACGCACTGGGCCAGCGAATGGCCCTGGTGCAGGCAAGCCTCGGCCATTGTCGGCGCGGCCTTTGCGGGTAACGTCGACAGTCACGTCTCCACGCGGTGCACCGACCCGTGGACCGTCCGCGCTAGCCAACAAGGAGCACCGTGA
- a CDS encoding zinc ribbon domain-containing protein: MKADPAVQRQLLELAKVDAELSRTAHRRRTLPELAEIDAGEKTARDKRDALVSVQTAVSDLDREIARQEKEIESVRAREDRDRKLLESGSVNSKQMTDIEHELQTLGRRQGALEDDLLELMEQREALELDAQRTGAEVDKAEQEVAAAIVRRDEAFKDLDTTRARRDEDRAKLLPRFPEPLLKLYQRTLEHKGIGAALLRARRCGACQLELDRNTINEIKATAEDAVVQCENCGAILVRTLESGL; this comes from the coding sequence GTGAAGGCCGACCCCGCCGTCCAGCGCCAGCTGCTCGAACTCGCGAAGGTGGACGCCGAGCTTTCGCGCACGGCGCACCGCCGCCGCACCCTCCCCGAGCTCGCCGAGATCGACGCGGGGGAGAAGACCGCGCGGGACAAGCGTGACGCCCTCGTGTCGGTCCAGACCGCCGTGTCCGACCTCGACCGCGAGATCGCCCGGCAGGAGAAGGAGATCGAGTCGGTGCGCGCCCGCGAGGACCGCGACCGCAAGCTCCTCGAGTCCGGTTCCGTGAACTCCAAGCAGATGACCGACATCGAGCACGAGCTGCAGACGCTCGGCCGCCGGCAGGGCGCGCTGGAGGACGACCTGCTGGAGCTGATGGAGCAGCGCGAGGCGCTCGAGCTGGACGCGCAGCGCACCGGTGCCGAGGTCGACAAGGCGGAGCAGGAGGTCGCCGCCGCGATCGTCCGCCGAGACGAGGCGTTCAAGGACCTCGACACCACCCGCGCCCGCCGCGACGAGGACCGCGCGAAGCTGCTGCCGCGGTTCCCGGAGCCGCTGCTCAAGCTGTATCAGCGCACCCTCGAGCACAAGGGCATCGGCGCGGCCCTGCTGCGCGCCCGCCGCTGCGGCGCCTGCCAGCTGGAGCTGGACCGCAACACGATCAACGAGATCAAGGCCACCGCCGAGGACGCCGTCGTGCAGTGCGAGAACTGCGGGGCGATCCTCGTCCGCACCCTGGAGTCGGGCCTGTGA
- a CDS encoding bifunctional RNase H/acid phosphatase: MTDRVVVEADGGSRGNPGPAGYGAVVKDAATGEILLERHEFLGVVTNNVAEYSGLIAGLTAAAETGASIVDVRMDSKLVVEQMSGRWKIKHAALQPLAAQARELADRFDRVSYMWIPRAENSDADRLANVAMDAGTGRPAKPAPAASAKTTPAQVTEPDRVSPAGWTGARGTPTKLLLLRHGQTEMSVDRRYSGRGDVPLTEHGRGQAAAAAKRLATMPGLIGEDGEAAPIVASPLTRTKQTAQAVADALGGRVETHPGLIETDFGEWEGLTFAEAAEHDPELHRCWLSDPSCAPPGGESFDTVYVRVRQALEDLVEQYAGQTVVVVSHVTPIKTLLRLGLDAGPSLLFRLHLDLASLSIVEFYPDGNASVRLVNDISHLS; encoded by the coding sequence GTGACCGACCGGGTGGTCGTGGAGGCCGACGGCGGCTCGCGCGGCAACCCCGGCCCGGCCGGTTACGGCGCCGTGGTCAAGGACGCCGCCACCGGCGAAATCCTGCTCGAGCGGCACGAGTTCCTCGGCGTGGTCACCAACAACGTGGCCGAGTACTCGGGCCTGATCGCGGGGCTCACCGCGGCCGCCGAGACCGGTGCGTCCATTGTGGACGTCCGGATGGACTCGAAGCTCGTCGTGGAGCAGATGTCCGGCCGGTGGAAGATCAAGCACGCCGCGCTGCAGCCGCTGGCCGCGCAGGCGCGTGAACTCGCGGACCGCTTCGACCGTGTCAGTTACATGTGGATCCCCCGCGCCGAGAACTCGGACGCCGACCGGCTCGCCAACGTCGCGATGGACGCCGGCACCGGCCGTCCCGCCAAGCCCGCGCCCGCCGCGTCGGCCAAGACCACGCCCGCGCAAGTCACCGAGCCGGACCGGGTCTCCCCGGCCGGCTGGACCGGCGCCCGCGGCACCCCGACCAAGCTGCTCCTGCTGCGCCACGGCCAGACGGAGATGTCCGTCGACCGCCGTTACTCCGGCCGCGGCGACGTCCCGCTCACCGAGCACGGCCGTGGCCAGGCCGCCGCCGCGGCGAAGCGCCTGGCCACCATGCCGGGCCTGATCGGCGAGGACGGCGAGGCCGCGCCCATCGTCGCGTCGCCGCTGACCCGGACGAAGCAGACCGCGCAGGCCGTCGCCGACGCGCTCGGCGGCCGGGTCGAAACGCACCCGGGCCTGATCGAAACCGACTTCGGCGAGTGGGAGGGCCTCACCTTCGCCGAGGCCGCGGAGCACGACCCGGAGCTGCACCGCTGCTGGTTGTCCGATCCTTCGTGCGCGCCGCCCGGCGGCGAGAGCTTCGACACGGTGTACGTGCGCGTCCGCCAGGCTCTCGAGGACCTGGTCGAGCAGTACGCCGGGCAGACGGTTGTGGTGGTCAGCCACGTGACGCCGATCAAGACGCTGCTCCGCTTGGGCCTGGACGCCGGGCCGTCGCTGCTGTTCCGGCTGCACTTGGATCTGGCCTCGCTGTCGATCGTCGAGTTCTACCCCGACGGCAACGCCTCCGTCCGGCTGGTCAACGACATCTCGCACCTGAGCTGA